TCTGGCCTACGAGGGATCCCACGGCGCCTGCGGCACCCGAGACGAAAACCACATCCCCTTCTTTGAACTCCCCCACCTTGGTCAGGCCGATGTAAGCGGTCTGTCCGGGCATTCCCAGTACACCCAGGTAGGCGCTGGCGGGTGCCAGATCCGTGTCAATGACCTTTGTGCGGCGGCCGTCCAGCACCGCGTAGTCCCGCCAGCCAAGGCCGTGGAGCACTATGTCGCCGGGCTTGCGGTCATCCGAGCGGGACTGAATGACCTCGCCGACTGCACCGCCCTCGAGTGCGGCGTCGAGCTTAAACGGCGGGACGTAGGACTTCACGTCATTCATGCGTCCGCGCATGTAGGGGTCCACGGACATGTGCAGGTTACGGACCAGCACCTGGCCGTCCTGCAGTTCAGGGACCGGCACTTCGGCCAAGCGGAAGTTCTCATCTGCGGGCCAGCCCTCGGGGCGGGAGGCAAGCTGGATTTCACGGCCTGTTTCGGGGTACGTGCTCATGGAGAGGTCCTAACTGTTGGGGTGGATGGACTGTTGGGCTTTGGCCACGGACTGCCGCAGCGCGGCATTGACCTTGGCGAGGGTTTCCTGGAGGCTGCGCAGTTCCTCCGGATCCAGGCCGGCGGATGCTGCGACACGGTCCGGAAGGTCGTGGGATTTCTGTTCCAGGGCGCGTCCTGCATCTGTGAGGTAGACGCGGACCCGGCGCTCGTCCTCAACGGCCCGGCGGCGCTGAAGCAACTGCGCCGCTTCCAGCCGCTTGAGCAGCGGAGAGAGCGTGCCCGAGTCCAGTTCCAGGGACTGCCCCAGGTCACTCACGCTCTGGCCGTCCTGTTCCCAGAGCAGCGTCATTACCAGG
This Arthrobacter sp. zg-Y20 DNA region includes the following protein-coding sequences:
- a CDS encoding MarR family transcriptional regulator, with amino-acid sequence MNESLQRQVCFSLYSASRAATALYRPMLEELKLTYPQFLVMTLLWEQDGQSVSDLGQSLELDSGTLSPLLKRLEAAQLLQRRRAVEDERRVRVYLTDAGRALEQKSHDLPDRVAASAGLDPEELRSLQETLAKVNAALRQSVAKAQQSIHPNS